In one Gadus morhua chromosome 15, gadMor3.0, whole genome shotgun sequence genomic region, the following are encoded:
- the LOC115559915 gene encoding dual specificity protein phosphatase 19 — protein sequence MQSFAQEIEGFSKSRLKKQVTHVTTITGRRHVERRRDGGTCEVQDIEDEPTGFGFVEDKSLDLQVGVVRPFLLLASQDVAHDIDTLQRYKVSHVLNVAYGVGNLFPDQLTYKTVNILDVPDTPITSYLADCSSFIDLARAKPGVVLVHCNAGISRSTSIVIGYLMLREGLSFEEALGQVKHARPSVCPNAGFYRQLKSYAPGRA from the exons ATGCAGTCCTTTGCTCAGGAGATCGAAGGATTCTCCAAAAGTCGTCTGAAGAAGCAGGTCACTCACGTCACCACCATCACAGGACGGCGCcatgtggagaggaggagggacggagggacctGCGAGGTCCAGGACATTGAAGATGAGCCTACAGGCTTTGGCTTTGTTGAAGACAAAAGTCTAGACCTTCAAGTGGGCGTGGTTAGACCTTTTCTTCTACTGG CCTCCCAGGATGTGGCCCATGACATTGACACACTGCAGAGATATAAG gtatcCCATGTGCTGAATGTGGCGTATGGTGTGGGGAATTTGTTCCCAGACCAGTTGACCTACAAAACGGTGAACATACTGGATGTTCCAGACACTCCAATCACCTCCTATCTGGCGGACTGCTCATCGTTCATAGACCTAGCCAGGGCCAAG CCGGGCGTGGTACTGGTGCACTGCAATGCTGGCATCTCACGCTCCACCTCCATCGTGATTGGCTACCTGATGCTCCGCGAAGGGCTGTCATTCGAAGAGGCGTTGGGACAGGTTAAGCACGCCAGGCCGTCAGTCTGCCCCAACGCGGGCTTCTACCGACAGCTGAAGAGCTACGCCCCTGGAAGAGCTTAA